From a single Marinobacter sp. THAF197a genomic region:
- the tssE gene encoding type VI secretion system baseplate subunit TssE — translation MFGDTGTDGVRNTGSLFERLEQAAAPAGQSMGEVTHVVESIKRHLVRLLNAHPGNSASVPDLGLLDFNDATLGTQDLSIQIRGAIRQCIEKFEPRVKRVDVVALPPGPDPLQLKFQVTVYLQVAGSDDRTTIDLVLDDKRYYRVV, via the coding sequence GTGTTCGGCGACACCGGCACTGACGGCGTTCGCAATACCGGCAGCCTGTTTGAACGGCTCGAACAGGCCGCCGCCCCCGCGGGGCAGAGCATGGGTGAAGTGACCCATGTGGTGGAATCCATCAAGCGCCACCTGGTACGCCTGCTGAATGCCCATCCGGGCAACAGCGCCAGCGTACCGGACCTTGGCCTGCTGGATTTCAACGATGCCACCCTGGGTACTCAGGATTTGAGTATCCAGATTCGCGGGGCGATTCGTCAGTGCATCGAGAAGTTTGAGCCGCGGGTCAAACGGGTGGATGTGGTGGCCTTGCCGCCGGGCCCGGACCCGCTGCAGTTGAAGTTTCAGGTGACGGTTTACTTGCAGGTAGCCGGGAGTGACGACCGGACCACCATTGACCTGGTTTTGGATGACAAGCGGTATTACCGGGTGGTTTAG
- the tagH gene encoding type VI secretion system-associated FHA domain protein TagH, with product MSNRTAALTLVIINPTETGGGASIEHSFGTGGGSIGTAANDTWRLSPHRTGAVAGHAEVRFLDGGFCLIDRSGRTYINSSSQPVGRGRRARLNHGDTLTIGRYRMRAELNGDAVDRSELEEGSGQDRQLVDVEEESLLRAETGQRMPDGREPLEGLHTPAGEPMSDDPLAPWQETARQPAEEAAELLASDQSWFARSAEVSDEYRENRDVAMGLPMNRNARKHGHDTQERQGMSEFREHSREAKDTSRQHISGAPLMRGMEADIDFADSDEMRLFLEEAGQTLKATVEGLLALHQSEDSRHRALRTRLQPIEDNPLRLGDDYTGTMQTLFAAERSPVHLSAPAAVRESLESLNHHQQATREAIREALEAILYAFSPEALLRRFHGYRRGLQDNEDEGRWAWNMYQHYYQELRSSRQQGFERLFQEVFDQAYDQHLRQLQRESLS from the coding sequence GTGTCAAACCGGACAGCAGCATTAACCTTGGTGATCATCAACCCGACCGAAACCGGCGGTGGTGCCAGCATTGAACACAGTTTTGGTACCGGTGGCGGGTCGATTGGCACGGCGGCCAACGACACCTGGCGGTTGTCGCCCCATCGCACCGGCGCCGTAGCCGGCCATGCCGAGGTTCGCTTCCTGGATGGTGGCTTCTGCCTGATTGACCGCAGTGGCCGCACCTACATCAACAGCAGCAGCCAGCCTGTGGGCCGGGGCCGCAGGGCGCGGCTGAATCATGGTGACACCCTCACCATCGGCCGTTACCGGATGCGGGCAGAGCTGAATGGTGACGCGGTTGACCGCTCAGAGCTGGAAGAAGGCTCCGGGCAGGACCGGCAGCTGGTGGATGTGGAAGAAGAGTCACTGTTGCGGGCAGAAACCGGACAGAGGATGCCGGATGGCCGGGAGCCCCTCGAGGGACTGCATACTCCGGCGGGAGAACCGATGAGCGACGACCCGCTGGCGCCCTGGCAGGAAACGGCCCGTCAGCCTGCGGAAGAAGCCGCCGAGCTGTTGGCGAGTGACCAGTCCTGGTTTGCCCGCTCGGCCGAGGTCAGCGATGAATACCGGGAAAACCGGGATGTGGCCATGGGCCTGCCAATGAACCGTAACGCCCGCAAGCACGGGCACGACACACAGGAGCGACAGGGAATGTCAGAGTTCAGGGAACACAGCCGGGAAGCCAAAGACACCAGCCGGCAACACATCAGCGGTGCCCCCCTGATGCGTGGTATGGAAGCCGACATCGATTTTGCAGACAGCGATGAAATGCGTCTGTTCCTGGAGGAAGCCGGACAGACCCTGAAAGCCACGGTCGAAGGCCTGCTGGCCCTGCATCAGAGTGAAGATTCACGGCACCGTGCCCTGCGCACCCGCCTGCAGCCGATTGAAGACAACCCGTTGCGCTTGGGTGACGACTACACCGGCACCATGCAGACCCTGTTTGCCGCCGAGCGCAGCCCGGTGCATCTGTCTGCCCCGGCTGCGGTTCGGGAAAGCCTGGAGAGCCTGAACCATCACCAGCAGGCCACTCGCGAAGCCATTCGGGAAGCTTTGGAAGCAATTCTTTATGCCTTCTCACCGGAGGCCCTGTTACGCCGGTTCCACGGCTACCGCCGTGGCCTGCAAGACAACGAAGACGAAGGCCGTTGGGCCTGGAACATGTACCAACACTATTACCAGGAACTCAGATCCAGTCGTCAGCAGGGATTTGAACGCCTCTTTCAGGAGGTGTTCGACCAGGCCTACGACCAACACTTGCGCCAATTACAGAGGGAGAGCCTTTCATGA
- the icmH gene encoding type IVB secretion system protein IcmH/DotU yields the protein MADAPVMDRPDNTRDSGDSAFSDLLFADAGNSGSRTEFDNAGFQLRGLEENRLIDAATPLLGLVIRVRRLADFRDVENLYQQVVDEVAAIDRELIEQGYERPTVVAYRYVLCAFIDEAVLGTDWGAHSVWSQHSLLSRFHNETWGGEKVFAILARMEKEPARYRDMLGFIYLCLCLGFEGRYKVMENGRDEYDRIVRGLYEQLRELRADRDPQPLADATENVAPARNRLRSGLPLWGIGGLFIAAMAGIYHLYNVALNERIRDVLSVLDQLPK from the coding sequence ATGGCAGATGCACCGGTAATGGACAGACCAGACAACACCAGGGATTCGGGTGACAGTGCATTCAGTGACCTTCTGTTTGCGGACGCCGGCAACAGTGGCTCCCGAACCGAATTCGACAACGCCGGCTTCCAGCTGCGAGGGCTGGAAGAAAACCGCCTGATCGACGCCGCCACGCCACTGCTGGGCCTGGTGATCCGGGTACGCCGGCTGGCGGATTTCCGGGACGTGGAAAACCTGTACCAGCAAGTGGTCGACGAAGTGGCGGCCATCGACCGGGAGCTGATCGAGCAGGGCTATGAGCGCCCGACGGTGGTGGCCTATCGCTACGTGCTCTGCGCGTTTATCGACGAAGCGGTGCTGGGTACCGACTGGGGCGCCCACAGCGTGTGGTCCCAGCACTCCCTGCTGTCTCGCTTCCACAATGAAACCTGGGGCGGGGAAAAGGTGTTCGCCATCCTCGCCCGCATGGAAAAGGAGCCAGCCCGCTACCGCGATATGCTGGGCTTCATTTACCTGTGCCTGTGCCTCGGTTTTGAAGGCCGTTACAAGGTAATGGAGAACGGCCGGGATGAGTACGACCGGATTGTTCGCGGCCTCTATGAGCAACTCCGTGAACTGCGCGCCGACCGGGACCCGCAGCCGCTGGCCGATGCCACGGAGAACGTAGCTCCAGCCCGCAACCGACTGCGCAGCGGCCTGCCCCTGTGGGGTATTGGCGGCCTGTTTATTGCCGCCATGGCGGGCATTTACCACTTGTACAACGTCGCGCTGAACGAACGCATCAGGGATGTGCTCAGCGTACTGGACCAACTACCGAAATAA
- the tssF gene encoding type VI secretion system baseplate subunit TssF — protein sequence MKLNRFYRDELSFLRLQGREFAEAHPQLTRFLSEQSTDPDVERLLEGFAFLTGKLREKVEDEFPELTHSLLNMLWPNYLRPVPSCTIMRFDPQLHAISERQTVERHTEIKSRPLGEASRQTQCRFRTCRAVDIFPVSVADAHAEHSREVSSVTVDLGLHTDQPLNALGLDSLRFYLGGDNHTAETLYLWLNHYLTRMELVVGDNVYNLPSSLLQPVGFAADEAILPYPKNAYAGYRIIQEYLSFPEAFRFIDIAGLKSRLPAVQADEISLRFHFSRILPPDVRVTRDSLQLYCTPAVNLFSHEGEPVDLNGRQTEYRISPSSRCPEHFEVFSIEQVEGWLEGRSGRGEPRLYTAFESFQHEVERDRGRTALYYRVRTRESVRGDGFDHYISFVRGDESECMNRQEAVSLTLTCTNRQLPQQLAVGEICMATETTPAFASFSNITRPTATLRPTLDGSLLWTLISNLSLNYLSMLDVDALRTVLRVYDFRALVDRQAERVSQKRLAGISEITTQPVDRMVRGLPVRGIRSVLKLDQQNFGSEGDLYLFGTVLSQFFALYASINAFHQLEVVNTDNQERYTWTLQQGQQPLM from the coding sequence ATGAAGTTGAACAGGTTCTACAGGGATGAGTTGAGCTTTCTGCGGTTGCAAGGCAGGGAATTTGCCGAGGCACACCCGCAGCTTACCCGCTTTTTGTCCGAACAAAGCACCGACCCGGATGTGGAACGGCTGCTGGAAGGCTTTGCCTTCCTGACCGGCAAATTGCGGGAAAAGGTTGAGGACGAGTTTCCGGAGCTGACCCATTCGCTGCTGAACATGCTCTGGCCCAACTACCTGCGGCCAGTACCCAGCTGCACCATCATGCGATTCGACCCGCAACTGCACGCCATCAGCGAGCGTCAAACCGTTGAGCGCCATACTGAAATCAAAAGCCGCCCCCTTGGCGAAGCTAGCCGCCAGACCCAGTGCCGGTTCCGTACCTGCCGGGCGGTCGATATCTTCCCGGTCAGCGTGGCCGATGCCCATGCCGAGCATTCCCGGGAAGTGTCTTCCGTCACCGTCGACCTGGGACTGCACACGGACCAGCCGCTGAATGCCCTGGGTCTGGACAGCCTGCGGTTTTATCTGGGGGGTGATAACCACACCGCCGAAACCCTGTACCTGTGGCTGAACCACTACCTCACCCGCATGGAACTGGTGGTGGGCGACAATGTATACAACCTGCCGTCGTCGCTGTTGCAGCCGGTGGGTTTTGCCGCCGATGAAGCGATTTTGCCGTATCCGAAAAACGCCTACGCCGGGTACCGCATCATCCAGGAATACCTGAGCTTTCCCGAAGCCTTCCGGTTTATCGATATCGCCGGCCTCAAGTCCCGGTTGCCGGCGGTGCAGGCCGATGAGATCAGCCTGCGTTTCCATTTCAGCCGGATTCTGCCGCCGGATGTTCGGGTTACCCGGGACTCCCTGCAGTTGTACTGCACCCCGGCGGTCAACCTGTTCAGCCACGAAGGCGAGCCGGTGGACCTGAACGGCCGGCAGACCGAGTATCGTATTTCGCCCTCCAGCCGCTGTCCGGAGCATTTTGAAGTGTTCAGTATCGAACAGGTGGAAGGCTGGCTGGAGGGGCGTTCCGGGCGGGGGGAGCCGCGGCTGTACACCGCGTTCGAGAGTTTCCAGCACGAGGTGGAGCGGGACCGTGGCCGCACGGCGCTGTATTACCGGGTGCGGACCCGTGAAAGCGTTCGCGGTGATGGCTTTGATCACTACATCTCGTTTGTCCGGGGCGACGAATCCGAATGCATGAACCGCCAGGAAGCGGTGTCGCTGACACTGACCTGCACCAACCGGCAACTGCCCCAGCAGCTGGCGGTGGGCGAGATCTGCATGGCCACCGAGACCACGCCGGCGTTTGCCTCGTTCAGCAACATTACCCGGCCCACGGCCACGCTGCGGCCAACGCTGGACGGCAGCCTGTTGTGGACGCTGATTTCCAATCTGTCTCTGAACTACCTGTCGATGCTGGATGTGGATGCCCTGCGCACCGTGCTGCGGGTATACGACTTCCGTGCGCTGGTTGACCGGCAGGCCGAGCGGGTGTCCCAGAAACGGTTGGCGGGCATCAGTGAGATCACTACTCAGCCGGTGGACCGCATGGTTCGCGGCTTACCGGTGCGTGGCATTCGTTCGGTGCTGAAGCTGGATCAGCAGAATTTCGGCAGTGAAGGGGATCTGTACCTGTTCGGCACGGTACTGAGTCAGTTTTTTGCGCTATACGCGAGTATCAATGCCTTTCACCAGCTGGAAGTGGTGAATACAGACAATCAGGAACGGTATACATGGACGTTACAGCAAGGTCAGCAGCCGCTGATGTAG
- the tssG gene encoding type VI secretion system baseplate subunit TssG, whose amino-acid sequence MDVTARSAAADVAGLEPVLVNARRYSFFQLVDLIHRHHGDDLESSGSGEPRQERIRFSASAGLGFPGSDVVSALSPEHEHAPYQMEVSFLGLHGSQSPLPGYYLEDLAWEAGQNLGVRRHFLDFFNHRLVTLFHRAWRKYRYYVRFQPGASDGFSELVFSLVGLGDSRLREATPVNWSKMLAYAGQMAGRSRSPEVVSGIVAHCFDLEDVSIEQWVLRKVAIGQDQQTRLGQANASLGQDTLVGSSIRDRSGKFILRLRNLSRQRFADFLPNGRDHERLVKLVEFTTREQLAYDLELQMRPKDIRPMQLGEDVRLGWNSFVTPDRARERPAVRIQIRR is encoded by the coding sequence ATGGACGTTACAGCAAGGTCAGCAGCCGCTGATGTAGCCGGGCTGGAACCTGTCCTCGTCAACGCGCGGCGTTACAGTTTTTTCCAGCTGGTGGATCTGATTCACCGGCACCATGGTGACGATCTGGAGAGCTCCGGCAGTGGCGAGCCCCGGCAGGAGCGTATCCGGTTTTCGGCCTCGGCCGGCTTGGGCTTTCCGGGCAGCGATGTGGTCTCTGCCCTGTCGCCGGAACATGAGCACGCGCCTTACCAGATGGAAGTTAGCTTTCTGGGCCTGCACGGCTCCCAGTCGCCGCTGCCTGGTTACTACCTGGAGGATCTGGCCTGGGAAGCGGGCCAGAACCTGGGGGTGCGCCGGCACTTTCTGGATTTTTTCAATCACCGGCTGGTCACCCTGTTCCACCGGGCCTGGCGCAAGTACCGGTACTACGTGCGGTTTCAGCCCGGCGCCAGCGACGGTTTTTCCGAACTGGTGTTTTCCCTGGTCGGCCTGGGTGACAGCCGCCTGCGGGAAGCCACGCCGGTCAACTGGTCCAAGATGTTGGCCTACGCCGGCCAGATGGCGGGCCGCAGCCGGTCGCCGGAAGTAGTCAGTGGCATTGTCGCACACTGTTTCGACCTGGAAGACGTCAGCATCGAGCAGTGGGTGTTGCGCAAGGTGGCCATCGGGCAAGACCAGCAAACGCGGTTGGGCCAGGCTAATGCCAGCCTGGGCCAGGACACCCTGGTTGGTTCCAGCATCCGGGACCGCAGCGGCAAGTTCATCCTGCGCCTGCGCAACCTGAGCCGGCAGCGCTTTGCGGATTTCCTGCCCAACGGCCGGGACCATGAGCGACTGGTGAAGCTGGTGGAATTCACCACCCGGGAGCAACTGGCCTACGACCTGGAGCTGCAAATGCGGCCCAAGGATATCCGGCCCATGCAGCTGGGTGAGGATGTGCGCCTGGGCTGGAATTCCTTTGTGACACCGGACCGGGCCCGTGAGCGGCCGGCGGTGCGCATCCAGATACGACGATAA
- the tssJ gene encoding type VI secretion system lipoprotein TssJ, with product MKYCKWSLLAIVMLMVGCSTPYNAVTKTAKVLWDPDIPVGYPEELPSKVALTMLAEPDVNPNESLAPTPIAYQIIELRDSSLLMAGDFDQLLNDLEKSLGRNYVDHSDYTLVPGQFKYVAPFEISKDTRFIGVIAFYAYPNLSQWKKVIRVDPIGDTYHLLVNLREREVQLRRSEDT from the coding sequence ATGAAGTACTGCAAATGGAGCTTGCTGGCTATTGTCATGCTGATGGTGGGGTGCAGCACCCCGTACAACGCGGTGACCAAAACCGCCAAGGTGTTGTGGGACCCCGATATTCCCGTGGGCTATCCGGAAGAGCTGCCTAGCAAAGTGGCGCTGACCATGCTGGCCGAGCCGGATGTGAACCCCAACGAATCCCTGGCGCCCACGCCGATTGCCTATCAGATCATCGAGCTGCGGGACAGCTCCCTGCTGATGGCCGGCGACTTTGATCAACTGTTGAACGACCTGGAAAAATCCCTGGGCCGCAACTACGTGGACCACAGCGATTACACCCTGGTGCCGGGCCAGTTCAAGTACGTAGCGCCGTTCGAGATCAGCAAGGACACCCGGTTTATCGGCGTTATCGCCTTCTATGCGTACCCGAACCTGTCCCAGTGGAAAAAGGTCATCCGGGTGGATCCGATCGGCGACACCTACCACCTGCTGGTCAACCTGCGTGAGCGGGAAGTACAACTCAGACGTTCGGAAGATACCTGA
- the tssK gene encoding type VI secretion system baseplate subunit TssK produces MAATNRVVWSDGLFIKPQHFQQQQRYLEHQINERALAVSDYLYGFSDLELNAEYLSFGRVGLVRASGLFPDGTRFNLPQDDVMPEPLEITDASVANQVVYLALPLGSDTLAEVEWPDAPVAGRFRAQTVEIRDLHSIDGDAHSIDVGRVAPRLMLERDDRSAYASVAIGRILEKRPDGSLVMDPNFLPTMLSVRSAPRLQRFVGEMAGLMQERARNIAERVGAPGQGGVADVSDFMLLQMLNRAHPKFMHLARLRQLHPERLYEALLELCGELVTFTDESRLPKEFTPYDHDLPEACFSPLMQVLRQALSTVLEPRALSITLQQRQYGLTVAPVQDGQIIKDAEFILAVKADMPLDDLRKQFTQQCKVASVEKIRDLISLQLPGIPLSALPVAPRQLPYHAGFVYFRLDDQSQAWQMLDNASGFAFHVAGSFPGLEMQFWAIRS; encoded by the coding sequence ATGGCAGCTACCAATCGAGTCGTCTGGAGTGACGGGCTGTTTATCAAGCCTCAGCACTTCCAGCAGCAGCAACGATATCTGGAACACCAGATCAACGAGCGGGCGCTGGCGGTCTCGGACTACCTGTATGGCTTCAGTGACCTGGAGCTGAACGCCGAGTACCTGAGCTTTGGCCGGGTTGGCCTGGTGCGGGCTTCCGGACTGTTTCCGGACGGTACCCGGTTCAATCTGCCCCAGGACGATGTGATGCCGGAGCCCCTGGAAATCACCGATGCGTCGGTGGCCAATCAGGTGGTGTATCTGGCGCTGCCGCTGGGCAGTGACACCCTGGCGGAAGTGGAGTGGCCGGATGCCCCGGTGGCCGGGCGTTTTCGTGCCCAGACCGTGGAAATCCGGGATCTGCATTCCATTGATGGCGACGCCCACAGCATTGATGTGGGCCGGGTTGCGCCGCGCCTGATGCTGGAGCGGGACGATCGCAGTGCCTATGCTTCGGTGGCCATCGGCCGGATTCTGGAAAAACGCCCGGATGGCAGCCTGGTGATGGACCCCAACTTCCTGCCCACCATGCTCAGCGTCCGTTCAGCCCCGCGCTTGCAGCGGTTCGTCGGCGAAATGGCTGGCCTGATGCAGGAACGGGCCCGCAACATCGCCGAGCGCGTAGGTGCGCCAGGGCAGGGCGGTGTGGCGGATGTGTCTGACTTCATGCTGCTGCAGATGCTGAACCGGGCGCACCCGAAGTTCATGCACCTGGCCCGGCTGCGCCAGCTGCATCCGGAGCGCCTGTACGAAGCCCTGCTGGAACTGTGTGGTGAGCTGGTGACCTTTACCGACGAAAGCCGGCTGCCCAAGGAATTCACCCCCTATGACCACGACCTGCCGGAAGCCTGCTTCAGCCCGCTGATGCAGGTGCTGCGTCAGGCCCTGAGTACCGTGCTGGAACCGAGAGCCCTGTCGATCACGCTGCAGCAGCGCCAGTACGGCCTGACGGTGGCACCGGTGCAGGATGGACAGATCATCAAGGATGCCGAATTCATCCTGGCGGTGAAGGCCGACATGCCGCTGGACGACCTGCGCAAGCAGTTCACCCAGCAGTGCAAAGTGGCGTCGGTGGAGAAGATTCGCGACCTCATCAGCCTGCAGTTGCCGGGTATTCCGTTGTCGGCCCTGCCGGTGGCGCCGCGCCAGCTGCCGTACCACGCCGGCTTTGTCTACTTCCGGCTGGACGACCAGAGCCAGGCCTGGCAAATGCTCGACAACGCCAGTGGCTTTGCCTTCCACGTGGCCGGCAGCTTCCCCGGGCTGGAAATGCAATTCTGGGCAATCAGGAGCTAA
- the tssH gene encoding type VI secretion system ATPase TssH: MCSAYWTNYRNKDITVIRVELPALIGRLNDISRQALEASAALCISRQGAEITPAHLLFKLLETPFSDVRQILEHTGINHQQLQPLVGDSLNGEPQTAEPYPSFSPLLVELMQDAWLLASTELGHTELRSGAVFLALLMNADRYLMPRVAQALVDINREQLRKQFDRLTEGSVERPQLTENGATKPAVEADMDPLKRYATDFTKLAREEKLDPVVCRDAEIDQMIDILCRRRKNNPIVVGDAGVGKSALVEGLALRIVNGDVPDRLKTVELWTLDMGALQAGASVKGEFEKRLKGVIEAVKGSVTPIILFIDEAHTLIGAGNSEGGSDAANLLKPALARGELRTIAATTWREYKKYFEKDPALSRRFQPVALDEPTPGEAVHILRGLRTVYEKAHQVLVADSALKAASEMSARYLAGRQLPDKAIDVLDTACARVSLNLSTPPRRLSHVRSELHQLAMEQDLLSREHTLGQNVDAEREQALEQQIADLTAESEALEQSWNDQRDLVARLVDIREQLLLGDAEAETADDAAVELAETEHEERPDLKSEAVAIEQELAELQADEPLVHARVDARQVAEVIADWTGIPVNRMTTDELEKITHLPAYLQAHIKGQDTAIDCLHQHLLTARADLRRPGRPMGAFLLVGPSGVGKTETVVQLAELLYGGRQFLTTINMSEYQEKHTVSRLIGSPPGYVGFGEGGILTEAIRQKPYSVVLLDEVEKAHPEVLNLFYQAFDKGELADGEGRLIDCKNVVFFLTSNLGYQTIVNHAEAPEKIEEALYPELANFFKPALLARMEVVPYLPLGEDTLNRIVGDKLQRLADQIKARYHTDVELEDGLVEAIRSRATRSENGARMLESIIEGELLPPVSLALLEKLAAREPVAKVTLGVSDNKFTGIVD; this comes from the coding sequence ATGTGCTCAGCGTACTGGACCAACTACCGAAATAAGGACATCACTGTGATTCGGGTAGAACTGCCGGCGCTGATCGGGCGCCTTAACGACATTTCACGCCAGGCCCTGGAAGCCTCCGCCGCCCTGTGCATCAGCCGCCAGGGCGCCGAGATTACCCCGGCCCATTTGCTGTTCAAACTGCTGGAAACGCCGTTCTCTGACGTGCGCCAGATTCTGGAACACACCGGCATCAATCATCAGCAACTGCAGCCACTGGTGGGCGACAGCCTGAACGGCGAGCCGCAAACCGCCGAGCCTTACCCTTCGTTCTCGCCGCTGTTGGTAGAGCTGATGCAGGACGCCTGGCTGCTGGCCTCCACCGAGCTGGGCCACACCGAACTGCGCTCCGGCGCCGTGTTCCTGGCCCTGCTGATGAACGCTGACCGCTACCTGATGCCCCGGGTGGCCCAGGCCCTGGTGGACATCAACCGGGAACAGCTGCGCAAACAATTCGACCGCCTCACCGAAGGTTCCGTCGAGCGCCCGCAGCTGACCGAGAACGGCGCCACCAAGCCTGCCGTCGAAGCCGATATGGACCCGCTCAAACGCTACGCCACCGACTTCACCAAGCTGGCCCGGGAAGAAAAGCTGGACCCGGTGGTGTGCCGGGATGCCGAAATCGACCAGATGATCGACATCCTCTGCCGCCGCCGCAAGAACAACCCTATTGTGGTGGGTGATGCCGGCGTGGGCAAAAGCGCCCTGGTGGAAGGCCTGGCCCTGCGCATCGTCAACGGTGACGTGCCGGACCGCCTGAAAACCGTTGAACTCTGGACCCTGGACATGGGTGCCTTGCAGGCCGGTGCCTCGGTCAAAGGTGAATTCGAGAAGCGCCTGAAGGGCGTGATCGAAGCCGTTAAAGGTTCTGTTACGCCAATCATCCTGTTCATCGACGAAGCCCACACCCTGATCGGTGCTGGCAACAGCGAAGGCGGCTCCGACGCTGCCAACCTGTTGAAACCGGCACTGGCCCGGGGCGAGCTGCGCACCATCGCCGCCACCACCTGGCGCGAGTACAAGAAATACTTCGAAAAAGACCCGGCCCTCAGCCGCCGCTTCCAGCCGGTCGCCCTGGACGAGCCGACCCCGGGCGAAGCCGTCCACATCCTCCGTGGCCTGCGCACCGTCTACGAAAAAGCCCATCAGGTACTGGTCGCCGACAGCGCCCTGAAAGCCGCCTCGGAAATGTCCGCGCGATACCTGGCCGGCCGCCAGCTGCCGGACAAAGCCATCGACGTACTGGACACCGCCTGCGCCCGGGTCAGTCTGAACCTGAGCACACCGCCGCGCCGTCTCAGCCACGTGCGCAGCGAGTTGCACCAACTGGCCATGGAGCAGGACCTGCTGAGTCGGGAACACACCCTGGGCCAGAACGTCGACGCCGAACGTGAACAGGCGCTGGAACAGCAGATTGCTGACCTGACCGCTGAATCCGAAGCCCTGGAACAAAGCTGGAACGACCAGCGCGACCTGGTGGCCCGGCTCGTCGACATCCGCGAACAATTGCTGCTGGGTGATGCCGAAGCCGAAACCGCCGATGACGCTGCTGTTGAGTTGGCCGAGACCGAGCACGAAGAACGCCCGGACCTGAAAAGCGAAGCCGTTGCCATCGAACAGGAACTGGCCGAGCTGCAAGCTGATGAACCACTGGTGCATGCCCGCGTTGATGCCCGCCAGGTGGCCGAAGTCATCGCCGACTGGACAGGCATTCCTGTCAATCGCATGACCACCGACGAGCTGGAGAAAATCACCCACTTGCCGGCGTACCTGCAGGCCCACATCAAAGGCCAGGACACCGCCATTGACTGCCTGCACCAGCATCTGCTCACCGCACGCGCTGACCTGCGCCGGCCGGGCCGCCCCATGGGGGCCTTCCTGCTGGTAGGCCCCAGCGGCGTTGGCAAAACCGAAACCGTGGTGCAACTGGCCGAACTGCTCTACGGCGGCCGCCAGTTCCTCACCACCATCAACATGTCCGAATACCAGGAGAAGCACACCGTCTCCCGCCTGATCGGTTCACCCCCAGGCTACGTCGGCTTCGGCGAAGGCGGCATCCTCACCGAAGCCATCCGCCAGAAGCCCTACTCGGTTGTGCTGCTCGACGAAGTCGAAAAAGCCCACCCGGAAGTCCTCAACCTGTTCTACCAGGCCTTCGACAAAGGCGAACTGGCGGACGGCGAGGGGCGGTTGATCGACTGCAAAAACGTCGTCTTCTTCCTCACCTCCAACCTCGGCTACCAGACCATCGTCAACCACGCCGAAGCACCGGAAAAGATCGAAGAAGCCCTGTACCCGGAACTGGCCAACTTCTTCAAACCCGCGTTGCTGGCGCGAATGGAAGTGGTGCCCTACCTGCCGCTGGGAGAAGACACCCTCAACCGCATCGTCGGCGACAAACTCCAGCGCCTGGCCGACCAGATCAAAGCCCGTTACCACACCGACGTGGAACTGGAAGACGGCCTGGTAGAAGCCATCCGCAGCCGCGCCACAAGAAGTGAAAACGGCGCAAGGATGCTGGAGTCGATCATCGAAGGCGAGCTGTTGCCACCGGTGTCCCTGGCGCTGCTGGAAAAACTGGCGGCAAGGGAGCCGGTGGCCAAGGTCACCTTGGGTGTGAGCGACAACAAGTTCACAGGCATAGTTGACTGA